In a genomic window of Trichoderma atroviride chromosome 4, complete sequence:
- a CDS encoding uncharacterized protein (EggNog:ENOG41), with product MPFSLASIFRGIRTSLRAMTNLNKQTRAPMPIVRAQQQQLPIRGHPSPDTDASIDPPPYDAQPGPIDLQLHHIVSRDALVVKIQPPKVPPKPISHVACDVVLVIDISGSMCSSAPVPGEGEDTGLSVLDLTKHAAFTIIESMDERDRLGIVTFESESRIIQALEPMTDGNKEQARKRIRALKPMGSTNLWHGMLDGIKLFKNEEDSARVPAIMVLTDGEPNHMCPAQGYIPKMRSMDPLPATIHTFGFGYSLKSGLLKSIAEFSGGNYAFIPDAGMIGTVFVHAVANLQATFATKASLELRYPSNLEIEQMLGDSVDKQAAVSAGNGQMQLTIPLGNIQYGQSRDLWLRLEGIAHEKQISDYAIEATLTFEEADKSITTLSSARLGDSTTGTAAALSADEAVYHESRALVCNFISSLFLLGSDGEYRAFTESAKIAAKRLELAQLIATLPSRHLADGLNKSLMEDLSGDLPRGQISLAISTPEFFVKWGRHFLPSYVNALTRQICNSFKDSAPLQFGSQSPLFTACRDRLDNAFDSIPAPPPSRVVLRHNGGRQARSLTAAPSSMARYRNASGVCFAGSTLVELASGRITEMRKLKRGSRVRTPLGPRKVHLVLKTKVSSETLYRIGSLLVTPWHPLSMDGKSWDFPANMFDAPVLYTGFIYSILLQPDGRPDAHAIRVGGVAWGVTLGHGITRGMDTRAHEFFGDYMRVRVGLLKLADAGRKGVVKGQGIERDPTTGLVCGFRRMAASAMAPTEKDISEI from the coding sequence ATGCCATTTTCACTAGCATCAATATTCAGGGGCATCAGGACTTCACTCAGAGCAATGACCAATCTCAACAAGCAGACTCGGGCGCCTATGCCCATTGTCCgcgcccagcagcaacaactgCCCATCCGTGGACACCCCAGTCCAGATACAGACGCCTCGATAGATCCTCCCCCCTATGATGCTCAGCCCGGCCCAATTGATCTACAACTTCATCACATTGTCTCCAGAGACGCTCTTGTTGTCAAGATTCAACCTCCCAAGGTaccgccaaagccaatcAGCCATGTAGCTTGTGATGTGGTGCTCGTCATCGACATTTCCGGCAGCATGTGCTCGTCTGCTCCGGTGCCCGGCGAAGGCGAGGACACGGGGCTTTCAGTCTTGGATCTGACCAAACACGCGGCCTTTACAATCATCGAAAGCATGGATGAGAGAGACCGCCTTGGCATAGTGACATTCGAGTCCGAGTCCAGAATCATTCAAGCCCTGGAGCCCATGACGGATGGCAACAAGGAACAGGCACGCAAAAGAATCAGAGCCTTGAAGCCAATGGGATCAACCAATCTATGGCATGGCATGCTCGATGGAATAAAACTGTTCAAGAACGAGGAGGACAGCGCTCGGGTGCCGGCCATCATGGTCCTGACAGACGGCGAGCCGAACCACATGTGCCCTGCCCAGGGCTACATCCCAAAGATGCGATCCATGGATCCGCTGCCCGCTACGATTCACACATTTGGATTCGGATACAGCCTTAAATCTGGACTGCTCAAGTCCATTGCCGAGTTCAGCGGTGGCAACTATGCTTTCATTCCAGACGCAGGCATGATTGGAACCGTCTTTGTCCACGCCGTGGCCAACTTGCAGGCGACTTTTGCAACCAAGGCTTCGCTGGAACTAAGATATCCATCCAACTTGGAGATTGAGCAGATGCTGGGTGATTCTGTTGACAAGCAAGCAGCTGTCAGTGCCGGCAATGGACAGATGCAACTGACCATTCCCCTGGGAAATATCCAGTATGGACAGTCACGCGACCTCTGGCTTCGTCTCGAGGGCATTGCACATGAGAAGCAGATTTCAGACTATGCCATTGAAGCCACTCTTacttttgaagaagctgacaaGTCCATCACCACCTTGAGCTCAGCCCGCCTCGGTGACAGTACAACTGGCACGGCGGCAGCTCTCTCCGCCGATGAAGCAGTCTATCACGAATCCCGAGCCCTCGTCTGCAACTTCATCTCTTCGCTATTCCTCCTTGGATCGGATGGAGAATACCGGGCATTCACTGAATCGGCCAAAATAGCAGCGAAGCGACTAGAGCTGGCACAACTTATCGCGACTCTACCCAGCCGACATCTCGCCGACGGACTGAATAAGTCGCTCATGGAGGATCTCAGCGGCGACCTGCCCAGAGGGCAAatcagcctcgccatctccacgCCAGAGTTCTTCGTCAAATGGGGCCGCCATTTCCTCCCATCCTACGTCAACGCTCTAACTCGACAAATCTGCAACTCTTTCAAGGACTCGGCGCCCCTTCAATTCGGCTCTCAGAGCCCCCTATTCACAGCCTGCCGCGATCGTCTAGACAATGCCTTTGACAGCATCCCCGCGCCACCGCCGTCCAGAGTCGTTCTACGCCACAACGGAGGTCGCCAAGCTCGATCCTTGACCGCCGCGCCCTCGTCCATGGCTCGATACCGCAACGCCTCTGGAGTGTGCTTCGCTGGCTCGACCCTAGTGGAACTCGCATCCGGCCGAATCACAGAGATGCGGAAGCTGAAACGCGGCTCTCGAGTCCGCACGCCTCTTGGTCCTCGAAAGGTGCACCTGGTTCTCAAGACGAAAGTATCAAGCGAGACGCTCTACCGGATTGGCTCGCTGCTCGTCACGCCCTGGCATCCCCTTTCCATGGACGGCAAGAGCTGGGATTTCCCGGCCAACATGTTTGATGCGCCGGTGCTGTATACGGGCTTCATCTACTCGATTCTGTTACAACCTGACGGGAGACCGGATGCGCACGCGATTCgcgttggtggtgttgccTGGGGCGTTACGCTGGGTCATGGCATCACCCGAGGAATGGACACTCGGGCTCATGAGTTCTTTGGCGATTACATGAGAGTGAGGGTtgggctgctgaagctcGCAGATGCGGGCAGAAAGGGCGTGGTCAAGGGGCAAGGCATAGAGCGAGATCCGACGACGGGACTTGTCTGTGGATTTCGGCGTATGGCTGCAAGTGCAATGGCACCAACCGAGAAGGATATATCCGAAATATGA